The Cataglyphis hispanica isolate Lineage 1 chromosome 5, ULB_Chis1_1.0, whole genome shotgun sequence genome has a segment encoding these proteins:
- the LOC126849909 gene encoding SNAPIN protein homolog, which translates to MDVDTASDNTSIDDKIDDFCENPTRDALTEGLMSLLKPTVDQLDDRIRATRICQIELKQRIESLTEELQRINEALQYPLETDSYVKKLINAKHKITIVSNILQTTQERLNKIHQAVEKSTAKRKTLLDNSSAYSSTIVDPDKEESTKVEADKQQ; encoded by the exons ATGGACGTGGACACGGCGAGTGACAATACGTCTATCGACGACAAAATAGACGACTTTTGCGAAAATCCTACACGGGATGCGTTAACGGAGGGTCTTATGAGTCTTTTGAAACCTACAGTGGATCAGCTGGACGATAGAATTCGCGCCACAAG gatATGTCAAATAGAATTGAAGCAGCGGATTGAATCTTTAACAGAGGAACTTCAGAGAATTAATGAAGCATTACAATATCCATTGGAAACAGATTCTTATGTAAAGAAACTCATCAACgctaaacataaaattaccATTGTTAGCAACATCTTGCAAACCACTCAAGAGCGATTAAACAAAATACATCAAGCTGTTGAAAAGAGCACAGCTAAGAGAAAGACACTCTTAGATAATAGTTCTGCGTATAGTAGTACTATTGTTGACCCGGATAAAGAAGAATCAACCAAAGTGGAAGCTGATaaacaacaataa
- the LOC126849877 gene encoding uncharacterized protein LOC126849877 produces the protein MRLIAVILVVAFSGAAVGQDFGGHALFVRTPDADPARSRVQRAAAATSPADVMAQNILEWIQGIYQQGARKTRQQSESNAYLPPFSTQRPPEKPRPFQPSGVTSFPIQRPSSLYTPPNTGGYPGSVQPSYTPRPSFPSSQQPTSTYVPPSFSGSTSYNPRPSQPSYSNTGSSAFPPLNSPESSSTYLPPQPPSFPSTSPRPAPLPGSISGANGYQSSVGVGSTAGGYSPGGTPGTLQPPVTGYSTPGGFSTSYGYPSERPTPGFPTPGGGGYPSSGYPPSGGGSTSTGYAPSTPEGPIPPFTTPGEAGTGTAAPGVPGAETGTAETGTASSEETGAVTDEDLKHPPHIHSLDVECSKTMMTINIEFNRAFDGVIYSKGFYMNPECRYVEQNSGQTKYSFTVSLESCGTQFINDFEGEAGQAYLENVLVLQNEPGIQEVWDTVRRVRCLWEGNINKALTVNFSVDMLNQEIVTFSGDTATAKLDIQIGRGPFAPAADGLVKIGETMTLVVSVEGDPGFDLQVRDCVARDEASTNMLQLTDERGCILKPKLFGAFQKTNDTGNTGASIIAYAFFQAFKFPDVMDLFIECNIELCKTDCEPCPGEQQIEPGRRRRSIMYTSTNTSTNPVLLSDPVRVGRRFKVIMLDDLSTASSQILESMEETAVETMTKAKDVCMSNGGFYTTFSLMLSTLFVATISAAVLYIKLQRIRTTKFVDS, from the exons ATGAGGCTCATCGCGGTGATCCTCGTCGTCGCTTTTTCGGGTGCAGCGGTGGGCCAGGATTTCGGCGGTCATGCGCTCTTCGTGAGAACCCCGGACGCGGATCccg CTCGCTCGAGAGTCCAGCGGGCTGCTGCCGCGACATCGCCGGCAGACGTGATGGCGCAAAATATCCTAGAGTGGATTCAGGGGATCTACCAGCAGGGCGCACGTAAAA CTCGCCAACAATCGGAGTCAAACGCGTACTTGCCGCCGTTCAGCACCCAACGACCGCCCGAGAAACCCCGGCCCTTCCAGCCATCAGGGGTGACGAGTTTTCCAATCCAGAGGCCGTCATCACTCTATACTCCGCCGAATACCGGTGGTTACCCGGGCTCCGTACAACCCTCGTACACCCCGAGACCGAGCTTTCCCAGCAGCCAGCAACCTACGTCAACGTATGTGCCGCCAAGTTTCAGCGGCTCCACGTCCTACAACCCTCGGCCGAGTCAACCTTCGTACTCTAACACGGGCTCGTCGGCCTTTCCGCCGCTGAACTCCCCGGAATCGTCGAGCACTTACCTTCCGCCGCAACCGCCGTCCTTCCCGTCGACCAGTCCAAGACCCGCACCTTTGCCCGGGTCCATAAGTGGGGCCAACGGCTACCAATCTTCCGTCGGTGTCGGCAGCACAGCGGGAGGATACTCGCCTGGAGGTACTCCTGGAACATTACAACCGCCGGTTACAGGATATTCGACCCCAGGCGGCTTCTCCACATCGTACGGCTATCCATCGGAGCGGCCCACGCCAGGTTTTCCAACCCCGGGCGGTGGAGGATATCCTAGTTCAGGCTACCCTCCAAGCGGAGGGGGATCTACTTCGACTGGATATGCACCCTCCACTCCCGAAGGACCAATCCCTCCCTTCACTACGCCAGGTGAAGCTGGCACTGGTACTGCTGCGCCAGGGGTTCCTGGTGCAGAAACTGGAACTGCGGAGACAGGCACTGCTTCTTCAGAAGAAACTGGAG CCGTCACGGATGAAGATCTCAAACATCCCCCGCATATTCATAGTCTCGACGTCGAGTGCAGTAAAACCATGATGACGATCAATATCGAATTCAATCGCGCTTTCGACGGCGTTATTTATTCTAAG GGATTCTATATGAACCCGGAATGCAGGTATGTAGAACAGAATTCGGGTCAAACGAAATATTCCTTTACCGTGAGTCTAGAGTCGTGCGGAACTCAATTCATCAATGATTTCGAGGGTGAAGCCGGTCAAGCTTATCTGGAGAACGTTCTTGTATTACAG AACGAACCGGGTATACAAGAAGTCTGGGATACAGTGCGAAGAGTACGATGCCTCTGGGAAGGAAACATTAACAAAGCCCTAACAGTAAACTTCTCAGTGGACATGTTGAACCAGGAAATCGTTACCTTCAGTGGCGATACGGCTACAGCCAAATTGGATATTCAGATCGGTAGAGGACCTTTCGCACCTGCAGCTGATGGACTAGTAAAGATCGGAGAGACAATGACCTTAGTCGTTTCCGTGGAAGGCGATCCCGGCTTCGATCTTCAG gtACGCGATTGTGTGGCGCGAGACGAAGCCTCGACCAATATGCTGCAGCTCACCGACGAAAGAGGCTGCATCTTGAAACCGAAATTGTTCGGTGCCTTCCAAAAGACAAACGATACCGGAAATACAGGCGCTTCTATTATTGCTTATGCGTTCTTCCAAGCTTTTAAATTCCCTGATGTTATGGATCTATTCATTGAGTGCAATATCGAGCTATGTAAAACGGATTGCGAGCCTTGTCCAGGAGAGCAA cAAATCGAACCAGGTAGACGTCGTCGATCGATAATGTACACATCTACAAACACTTCGACGAATCCGGTTTTGCTATCGGACCCGGTTCGTGTCGGACGTCGTTTCAAAGTGATCATGTTAGATGACTTGAGCACAGCATCCAGTCAGATCTTGGAGAGCATGGAGGAAACGGCCGTCGAGACGATGACAAAGGCGAAAGATGTTTGCATGAGTAACGGCGGCTTTTACACGACTTTCTCTCTTATGTTGAGCACGCTCTTCGTCGCGACCATAAGCGCGGCTGTGCTTTACATTAAATTGCAACGGATTCGTACAACAAAATTTGTGGATTCGTAG
- the LOC126849908 gene encoding uncharacterized protein LOC126849908: MNPPSHRSKRENAINKGPTDTIVATKSKLESKPVVISYDYEAAISQPDIPSKIDDNAQNPSWSDSSDGLSAPTKKKNLYTRGKKNVTTKKKGIFKSKIQTKKITKIQPQQISNVVEIKKESISTSEITGDVESFVKEKIDAITVSREASLNLHQVCFNNFFFLQLDLLTLH; the protein is encoded by the coding sequence ATGAATCCACCATCGCATCGCAGTAAACgcgaaaatgcaattaataaagGACCGACTGACACGATAGTTGCTACGAAAAGTAAATTGGAATCAAAGCCCGTGGTCATATCCTATGATTATGAGGCAGCTATTAGTCAACCCGATATTCCCTCGAAAATTGATGATAATGCGCAGAATCCGAGCTGGTCGGACTCGAGCGACGGATTATCGGCGCCgaccaaaaagaaaaatctttatactcgcggaaaaaagaatgtaaCTACTAAAAAGAAAGGcatttttaaatcgaaaatacAAACGAAAAAGATTACGAAGATTCAACCGCAGCAAATTTCCAATGTCGtcgagattaaaaaagaatcgatATCTACTTCGGAAATTACTGGTGATGTTGAaagttttgtaaaagaaaagattgacGCTATTACTGTGAGTCGCGAAGCATCGCTTAATCTTCATCAAGtttgttttaacaatttttttttcttacaattagatcTACTAACTTTGCATTAA
- the LOC126849592 gene encoding uncharacterized protein LOC126849592 codes for MHNFSEFEEILKQETLKVADYQEVNITNILQTVPKNSMNIWHPEKSSEMDADEELEEDSPTTESQIITDDDLRSATLLKSITLKCDYHSFDFYIIFKQIYLQQKFMCRKPIKHRKFIDMDSEDLDLMSDCNAINYKNVYSKGKNNGISKFADHVTKSSLTKPSKVQSYQTASVSFFNVFFDIVFWPFVFLRAKQ; via the exons ATGCATAATTTTAGTGAGtttgaagaaatattgaaacagGAAACATTGAAAGTAGCTGACTATCAAGAagtaaatattacaaacataTTGCAAACTGTTCCCAAAAATTCAAT gaATATTTGGCATCCCGAGAAAAGTTCAGAAATGGATGCTGACGAAGAACTCGAAGAAGATTCACCGACAACCGAATCGCAGATAATTACTGACGATGATCTACGTTCCGCcacattattaaaaagcaTAACATTAAAATGTGATTATCAT tctttcgatttttacattatatttaagcaaatatatttacagcaaaaatttatgtgcaGGAAACCAATAAAACATcgcaaatttatcgatatgGATTCTGAAGATTTGGATTTAATGTCAGATTGTAatgctattaattataaaaatgtttactcAAAGGGAAAGAATAATGGAATATCGAAGTTTGCTGATCATGTTACGAAATCATCTTTAACTAAACCTTCAAAAGTTCAAAGTTATCAGACAGCTAgtgtttccttttttaatgTGTTTTTTGATATCGTTTTCTGGCCTTTTGTTTTCCTCCGcgcaaaacaataa
- the LOC126849904 gene encoding methyltransferase N6AMT1, whose amino-acid sequence METPVVNLSEEELKTVYDPSEDSYLLIDALEADLEILHAMKPVICLEIGSGSGIVITALAMALKRYNAHCIAIDINPDACRATKRTSIVNSVDVDVLHMNLLDCIQVRCTFDVILFNPPYVVTEYEEVLDNRLIFKTWAGGKNGRQVMEQIFTIIPKILSDAGLFYLVVIKENDPEYILSVFQKLGMSGKIIRERKVRGEYLYILRFCKVRSDEIN is encoded by the coding sequence ATGGAAACTCCAGTAGTTAATCTATCAGAGGAAGAACTCAAAACAGTCTATGATCCTTCTGAAGATTCGTATCTTTTAATAGATGCTTTGGAAGCAGATTTGGAGATTCTGCATGCGATGAAGCCTGTGATTTGTTTAGAGATAGGTAGCGGTTCTGGTATAGTTATCACAGCTCTAGCAATGGcattgaaaagatataatgcTCATTGTATTGCAATTGATATAAATCCTGATGCATGTAGGGCCACTAAAAGAACTAGTATAGTTAATTCTGTTGATGTAGATGTTCTCCATATGAATTTGTTAGATTGTATACAGGTTAGATGTACAtttgatgttattttatttaatccacCATATGTAGTTACAGAATATGAAGAAGTGCTAGACAATAGACTTATATTTAAGACTTGGGCAGGTGGCAAAAATGGTAGGCAAGTTATGGAACagatatttactattattccCAAAATCTTATCAGACGcaggtttattttatttggtcgttattaaagaaaatgatcCCGAATATATATTGAGTGTTTTCCAAAAATTAGGTATGTCTGGTAAAATTATTCGTGAAAGGAAAGTAAGAGGAGagtacttatatattttacgtttttgTAAAGTTAGAtcagatgaaataaattaa